The nucleotide window GCAGGAACGTGCTGGCCGTTGAAATCCGGCGCAGATCATTGCCGTCGATCCCCGCAACTGCTGTGATGGTTGTGAAGGACATGCATCGACGTCAAATTCGAAGCTGACCGAGGAGATGTTCGGTGTCGACATCGCTTCCGCCGTTGGTTGAGCCTGCGGCAACGCTGAGCCGCGAAGAGGTGGCGCGCTACAGTCGCCACCTGATCATTCCCGACCTGGGTGTCGACGGGCAGAAGAGACTCAAGAACGCGCGTGTGTTGGTAATCGGTGCCGGGGGTCTTGGGGCCCCGACCCTGTTGTACCTGGCGGCCGCGGGGGTGGGCACCATCGGCATCGTCGACTTCGACGTCGTCGACGAGTCGAATCTGCAGCGCCAAATCATCCACGGGGTGGCTGACGTTGGGCGGTCCAAGGCTCAATCGGCGCGCGACTCGATTGAAGCCATCAACCCGCTGATTGACGTTCGGTTGCACGAGGTCAGACTGCAACCCGACAACGCCATCGAGCTGTTCAGGCAATACGACCTCATCGTGGACGGCACCGACAACTTTGCCACCAGGTATCTGGTCAACGATGCCGCGGTACTGGCCCGCAAGCCCTATGTGTGGGGCTCCATCTTCCGCTTCGAGGGCCAGGTATCGGTGTTCTGGGAGGACGCCCCGGGCGGGGTAGGCCTGAATTATCGCGACCTGTACCCCGAACCGCCGCCTCCCGGCTTGGTGCCGTCCTGTGCCGAAGGCGGTGTGCTGGGCATTATCTGTGCGTCCGTCGCGTCGGTCATGGGCACCGAGGCGATCAAGTTGATCACTGGGCTGGGTGAACCGCTGCTGGGTCGATTGATGTTGTACGACGCGCTGGAGATGACCTATCGCACGATCAGGATTCGTAAAGACCCGTCGACGCCGAAGATCACCCAGCTGATCGACTACGAGCAGTTCTGCGGCGTGGCATCGGCTGCTGCGGCCGAGGCGGCCAGTGGCTCGACCATCACCCCGCAGGAGCTGCGTGAGCTGATGGACTCCGGCAAGAAACTGGCGTTGATCGACGTTCGCGAGCCCGTGGAGTGGGAGATTGTGCACATCGATGGTGCCCAACTGATCCCGCAGTCGTTGATCAACTCCGGTGAGGGTCTGGCCAGGCTGCCGCAGGACCGCAAACCGGTGCTTTACTGCAAGACCGGTGTGCGTTCCGCCGAGGCGTTGGCGGTGTTGAAGAAGGCCGGTTTCGCCGACGCTGTCCACTTACAGGGCGGGATCGTGGCCTGGGCCAAGCAGATGCAGCCCGGCATGGTGATGTACTAAGCCGGATACGGGCCCTGGTAGCCCAGATGGCCTCCACTAGGCTGACTCGTGTGAGTGTCGAGCCGCCGCCCGAGCACGTGTTGGCGGCATTTGGTTTGACCGGTGTGCAGCCCGCCTCGTTGGGGTCCAGCTGGGAAGGCGGATGGCGTTGCGGCGAAGTTGTGTTGTCGATGGCAGCCGACAACGCCCGCGCGGCCTGGTCGGCCCGGGTCCGCGAGACCTTGTTTGTCGACGGGGTGCGCTTGGCCCGGCCGGTCCGCTCGACCGACGGAAGGTACGTGGTTTCCGGCTGGCGGGCAGACACATTCGTAGCTGGCACCCCGGAGCCCCGGCACGATGAGGTTGTCTCGGCGGCGGTTCGGCTGCACGAGGCCACCAACAAGTTGGAGCGGCCGCGATTCCTGACTCAGGGTCCTGCCACGCCGTGGGCGGATGTCGACGTCTTCATTGCTGCCGACCGCGCAGCGTGGGAGGAACGCCCACTGCAGTCGATTCCACCGGGGGCGCGTTCGGCCCCCGCGACCGTGGACGCTGAGCACTCCGCTGAGCTCGTCAATCAGCTGGCAACGCTGCGCAAGCCAACCCGGAGCCCTAACCAGGTGGTGCATGGAGATCTCTATGGCACTGTGCTTTTCATTGGCACGGCTGCGCCAGGGATCACCGACATTACGCCATATTGGCGGCCCGCTTCCTGGGCGGCTGGGGTGGCGG belongs to Mycobacterium basiliense and includes:
- a CDS encoding TIGR02569 family protein, with product MSVEPPPEHVLAAFGLTGVQPASLGSSWEGGWRCGEVVLSMAADNARAAWSARVRETLFVDGVRLARPVRSTDGRYVVSGWRADTFVAGTPEPRHDEVVSAAVRLHEATNKLERPRFLTQGPATPWADVDVFIAADRAAWEERPLQSIPPGARSAPATVDAEHSAELVNQLATLRKPTRSPNQVVHGDLYGTVLFIGTAAPGITDITPYWRPASWAAGVAVVDALSWGDADDGLVERWSALPEWPQMLLRALIFRLSVHVLHPRSSAEAFPGLARTAALVRLIL
- the moeZ gene encoding adenylyltransferase/sulfurtransferase MoeZ, which gives rise to MSTSLPPLVEPAATLSREEVARYSRHLIIPDLGVDGQKRLKNARVLVIGAGGLGAPTLLYLAAAGVGTIGIVDFDVVDESNLQRQIIHGVADVGRSKAQSARDSIEAINPLIDVRLHEVRLQPDNAIELFRQYDLIVDGTDNFATRYLVNDAAVLARKPYVWGSIFRFEGQVSVFWEDAPGGVGLNYRDLYPEPPPPGLVPSCAEGGVLGIICASVASVMGTEAIKLITGLGEPLLGRLMLYDALEMTYRTIRIRKDPSTPKITQLIDYEQFCGVASAAAAEAASGSTITPQELRELMDSGKKLALIDVREPVEWEIVHIDGAQLIPQSLINSGEGLARLPQDRKPVLYCKTGVRSAEALAVLKKAGFADAVHLQGGIVAWAKQMQPGMVMY